A single Mangrovimonas sp. YM274 DNA region contains:
- a CDS encoding DUF389 domain-containing protein, producing the protein MTKNKFNFSEEEEQKKQALEEQKKDQAVEESKQAVKEDAKGLLRSSKTFLSELLDFREDTDRDATIESIKNDIPFKGATAWILICSIFVASIGLNADSTAVVIGAMLISPLMGPILGVGLSIGINDIDTLKKSLVNLVTMIVLSLLTAFMFFYIFPLSEDNSELLGRVKPDIRDVLIAFFGGLALIIAKTKKGTIASVIFGVAIATALMPPLCTAGYGLAKGNITYFLGAMYLFTINTIFIALATFLVVKVLRFPMLKYANSQKRKMIARAASILAIIVMVPAIWTFILVLNESNWERDVQKFLENEIVSPLPHPKYMRENSNPQYNAGKNSIIELNSFGLDDIPDENIAVLEDRMGTYKHLKSTTLLVNQNKSKNLDNLKYMEQIRYRDSIDLMSQGQRIVFLEGQLKKLNKLEKNLIPFEELTKEVKINYEDVDRISYSNVITSNFKKIDTLSVFTVDWNDKLKEKDIPERQKRLAEWLKVKYNLDSLVVKQE; encoded by the coding sequence ATGACCAAAAATAAATTCAATTTTTCTGAAGAAGAGGAGCAGAAAAAGCAGGCTTTAGAAGAACAAAAGAAAGACCAAGCAGTCGAAGAATCTAAACAAGCCGTAAAGGAAGATGCCAAAGGCCTTCTTAGAAGCAGCAAGACTTTTTTAAGTGAATTATTGGATTTTAGGGAGGACACCGATCGCGATGCTACCATAGAATCTATAAAAAACGATATTCCTTTTAAAGGAGCTACTGCCTGGATTTTAATTTGTTCTATTTTTGTGGCTTCCATTGGGTTGAATGCAGATTCTACTGCGGTGGTTATTGGAGCTATGTTAATCTCTCCCCTTATGGGACCTATTCTTGGTGTTGGGTTGTCCATTGGGATTAATGATATTGATACTTTAAAAAAATCATTGGTCAATTTGGTTACCATGATTGTCTTGAGTTTGCTTACCGCTTTTATGTTTTTTTACATATTTCCTTTAAGCGAAGATAACTCAGAACTTTTAGGGCGTGTAAAGCCAGATATAAGGGACGTACTTATCGCATTCTTTGGTGGTTTGGCCTTGATTATTGCCAAAACAAAAAAAGGAACCATAGCTTCCGTTATTTTTGGGGTTGCTATTGCTACGGCTTTAATGCCGCCGCTTTGTACGGCTGGTTATGGTTTGGCAAAAGGGAACATTACCTATTTTCTTGGAGCAATGTATCTGTTTACCATAAACACGATTTTTATTGCATTGGCAACATTCTTAGTAGTAAAGGTATTGCGTTTCCCAATGCTGAAATACGCTAATTCCCAAAAGCGAAAAATGATCGCAAGAGCTGCTTCCATCTTGGCAATTATTGTAATGGTACCAGCCATTTGGACCTTTATTTTGGTGTTAAATGAAAGTAATTGGGAAAGAGATGTACAAAAGTTTTTAGAGAATGAAATAGTGTCGCCTTTACCCCATCCTAAGTATATGAGGGAAAATTCTAACCCTCAATATAATGCAGGGAAAAATTCTATTATTGAGTTGAACTCTTTTGGATTGGATGATATCCCGGACGAGAACATTGCGGTATTAGAGGATAGAATGGGAACTTATAAGCATTTGAAAAGTACGACTCTTCTTGTAAATCAAAATAAGTCTAAAAACTTGGACAACTTAAAGTATATGGAACAGATTCGTTATCGGGATTCTATAGATTTAATGTCTCAGGGACAGCGCATAGTATTTTTGGAAGGACAGTTGAAAAAACTAAATAAACTTGAAAAGAATTTAATTCCTTTTGAAGAGTTAACCAAAGAGGTGAAAATCAATTATGAGGATGTTGACAGGATTTCCTATTCCAATGTTATTACTTCTAACTTCAAGAAAATCGATACGCTTTCGGTATTCACTGTGGATTGGAATGATAAATTGAAAGAGAAGGATATTCCTGAGCGTCAAAAACGTTTGGCGGAGTGGCTAAAAGTAAAATACAACTTGGATAGCCTCGTGGTAAAGCAGGAATAG